Genomic window (Syngnathus scovelli strain Florida chromosome 14, RoL_Ssco_1.2, whole genome shotgun sequence):
GGTAAATAAAACCTTTTCATACGGACGGGGCTATGGGGAAACCATTTCAGAGCATCCTATTTCTAATTTTACACTTTCATATAAGTATTGCAAATGTAAGTCAAATTTCAAAGTGTCCTATTTCAGGTACGTGGCTCGTATTTGAGGGTGGCAGACACAGGCATTTCCAACATCTGGTGTCCTATTTCAGGTATGTCGGTCGTATTTGAGGGTTGCAGACACAGGCATTTCCAAGATCTGGTGTCCTGGGCAAAAGCCAACGGGTCGTCCTGTGATGGTCTCCAAATTGGCAACTTTGGAAAAGAAGGCTATGGTCTTCAAGCCAAGAAAGACATCAAGGTGAAAATGGGTGTGGTGTTGATGATACTACTGTACTTTGCTTGACTTTTTCTGCGGCTTGTGTTCTCTGTACAGGCGGAAGAACTCTTCTTATGCATTCCTAGGAAGATGATGATGACCTTGGAATCAGCACAAACTTCCGTCCTGGGTAAGGATTTTCCAGCTTCATTGAAGCCAACCAAATGTTAGCATGACATTACCCAGAGCATTTGGTTTTTTCCTGTGCTTACTGCTGATGTGTGCCACATTGTCAAAGTAGTGTCCAAATGGATTGAATTGTCGTAGGACCTCTGCTACGCCAGGACCGAATTCTGAAGGCAATGGGCAACGTGTCACTCGCCCTCCACCTGCTTTGCGAGCGCGCCAATCCTACATCTAGGTGGCTGCCGTATATTCGCAGTCTTCCCCAGGATTACAGTACCCCGCTGTATTACCAGCCAGAAGAAGTTCAGCTGCTTCTGGGCACCCAAGCTATTCAGGATGTCTTCAGCCAATTCAAGAACACAGCACGCCAGTATGCCTATTTCTACAAACTTTTACAGGTAGGGAAACGTTGAGGATAACACTGAGAACATGCAGTGAACAGGAACAACACTCACATGAGCAAAGTGTCAAGTTAGTCTGCTAAATGACTCTTTTTCCAATTGGATTATTTTGGGCTGCCAAAAGACATATACGAGACTAAAAGGACGCAATAGTtcaatgttcatttgtttgTGTCAAACGTAGATACAGTACATATATTGTATGTAGAACCCTTTGCCACCATTTCCAGACTCATCCTGCTGCCGCTGTTCTCCCCTTGAAGGACAGCTTCACATTTGATGATTACAGGTCAGTGTGCGAGCAGTAAAGTTAAGAAATGATCATACTcgggctttttttctttttttttttctgcttgatCATTAGTTCAGTTTTGGGATAGCAATCTTGTGACCTCGTAAGTAATCAAGGTATGTTATCACTCAAATCCTCCTTTTGTCGTTTCTTTCTCAGGTGGGCTGTGTCTTCCGTCATGACCCGTCAGAATCAGATCCCTACTGAGGATGGCAGCCAAATCACACAAGCGCTCATTCCTCTTTGGGACATGTGTAACCACACAAATGGTCTGGTAGGATTATAATTTCCTGCTTTAACACTAGAATCACTAGGCAGGATTTTTTTTCGACAATGCCTTCAATGTCCTGCACCGACTCCCATATTTGTATCTAACAACTCTTCGGGCTACAATGAACCGTTTTATTTTTAACTCCAGCATTTACCCAGCGaattgagagggggggggggggggggggggtgcggggTGGGGCGGGTTGTCTAaactgtagtttttttttaaattttattttaagaaGCTTACTTTGAATATTTCTAGGGGGCGGTTGCGAACCAATTCTTTGTGTGTTTGGTCCCTCACTGACTCATTTTCAGTTTCACGATGGCACATACCTTTCAGTGACCTTATTAATCCTGGTACTGATACCGTTCCCTCGGCAGACAAGAACAAAGTCGCGAGAGCAGACTGCTAGAACATGTCCAATGTCTTGAAGGGTCTGCAATTCTTCAGGGAATGCGGGCTGCTCGTTCCCTACTTGTAAACAGCTTGAGGTTGGTTTGCATGCGGTTTTGACTCTCTTGGTGTTTCTAATGATTTGCAGATCACCACTGGCTACAATTTGGAGGATGACCGTTGCGAATGTGTGGCACTGACAAATTACAAGGAGAACGAGCAGGTGAAGAGGGATGAACATGGAGTCATGGAGTCACTGTTGAATGTATTGAAGTCTTTTGCGTGGAATCCAGTTTCCTCATCCTAGTATACTCAGTGTTTGCTATGATGTTTCATGGACTGACGTAGTACAGGCGAAGCACATCATCGTGATTAGTTTCACAGGTCTACTATTTGAGTGAACTAGGAATGCATGTCGATGTCTTCCCCCTTTTGCCCTATCCCATCTTGTAAAAGAGGTTTATGACGTCGACAAGACTTGGGCGcccttattgattgattgattgattgattttcggTTCGTTCGTTTACAGCGACCCCTCGTTTATTGCCGATAATTGGTTCAAAGGTTCCTACCccccgcgataggtgaaaatctgcGTTGCGTAGTCAATATTTTTATGAtacaattgtatttttaaacatttgattGGATTGTTAAACACTTGCTTGTATTTTTCaaccctttttaagcattttcaaGTGGAAATGAAAGTGAACTCTTAACCATGTCTCACACGCCCTTCACCATAACTCAATCTTTGGTGCACATTTAAGCTCGACGTAGTAGAGGACGGAAAAAGTCGGTTGTCACGCTGAAACCTAAACTCTGATTGGTTCAAAGAAGAAGGAACGGTCTCAACGTGCGTGTGTGGGCGTGTCTTTGCAGATTTACATTTTTTATGGCACCAGATCCAATGCAGACTTTTTCGTCCATAACGGCTTCTTCTTTCAAGACAACGTCCATGATCGGGTGAAGATCAAGCTGGGCATCAGCAAAAGTGAGAGACTCTACGCCATGAAAGCAGAGGTGCTGGCACGTGCTGGCCTTCCAGTGTATGTACAACGCTTTTTTTCAATTATTGTCGTCTAACCAGCACATCTTGCCGCCGCAGTCATTTGGGGCGCACGACTCGGTTTAACATTATTGGGGCTGGAATGTTGGTCGGTGGAGGATTCTTTCCTAAATTTGAACGCTCAGTTAGGTATGAAATAAATAGAAAGTAAGTGAATGACTACTTTTGTAATATATTCATAGGACATTGCGACAAAATAACGGAGCATTTTTGAGTCAGTCCCAGccatttatgttttgaatatcacCAAACAAGAATAATAGAGTCATACTCTTTAGAATCCGACTGGCGACGCTTTGACTGATTTGATGGTTGACCTGTGGctgttttggttttggtgtcgCTGAGCCAAACGATGATAGGAAATACATTTGGATACTTTTCCACCTACCCTACAGTGTGCGCGGGTTCCCTTCGGGGTACCCCACGTTAAGTTCCACATCCTGTGTCACATGGGATGAAATGTGGTTTCCTTTCTGATTTCTAGGTCTTGTGTCTTTGCTCTGCACGCCAGTGGATCCCCAGTTTCAGCACAGCTGCTGGCTTTTTTGAGAGTCTTCTGCATGACAGAGGGTAACACCTACAGCATACAGTAACGTGGGAAATTTCACCGGGGTCTGGTTTAAACAGTACTTTATGAACTTCATCATGATCAACTCATCTGTTTTTATCTCCAATATGACAAAGAGTTGTTTTTCAGTCAAGTCATGTGCAGTGAATAGATAATGATCTCAAAATGGACATGGTCACACTGTGCGATAAGATCAAATGTGTCGCtgcatcctttttttctttttcttttctataGTGTTTTTTACACTTGGACTTCTGGTTTTGTTTTCTTACAGAAGAACTGAAAGACTACCTTGTGGGGGACTCGGTCAATAAGGTCTTAAACCTGAGTAATCATGAGTTTCCAGTGAGCTGGGGGAATGAAATCAAATTGTGGACGTTCCTGGAGACCAGACTTACTCTGCTGCTCAGGAACTATAAAACTACATCTGAGGTTCGTATATTGTTGTGAAATGAAATACTAGTACATTTTGTTCTCATCAGGATGTCCTTGAACATTCTTCCTCATTATGTACGTCAGGAGGACAGTGTCATGCTACAGCAACCCGATCTATCGGCTCACGCTCGTGCGGCCATCCAACTCCGACTGGCTGAAAAGCAGATCCTGCTGAAATCGCTGGCCAATGGACAAGCCAAACTtatgcattttgaaaaaaaactggCAGAAGGCATGCCTTTGCCTTGCTGCGACAATGGTGGCATGGCTTCCTGTGTGAACACTAATTGCATATCTTCCGATCAAGGTGTCGATGTTTGGGCAGGGCAAGGAGTTTGAGCTGCACAAGTACTGTAACTCTCAATGAAGGCTAATCGATGCCCAGGGCAAGAATAGAGAGTTTGAAGAGCAATAATGAGGATTCAGTTCACAATTTGTGACCCACTGGAGTGAACAATACATTTcgaaaatatgaaataaaacaatatgtGGAGTGTCAATGCAATTTTCATTGAAAACGTCAAACATGGATTGACCAATAGTTACACGGAACAGATTAGGTTTCTGGTTAATGTGTCGACATTTATAAACGGGACATTTGGCCAGCAGTATCTTTACAAATGGATATTTGTTCACATTTGTTGTATGGGAATATTTTTGATTATCCTATTCTTTCTCCAGAGAAACTAGGCCTGATCCGAGGGCTGGTTGCGGAAGGCATCCTGCTCTTGACGCTTCATCTTTGAATTGTCTATATTATTTgtactgtgtcctctctgcatccattgcagactGGTCATCCTGTAAGAGGGatgctcccatctgtggtctcttctcaaggtttctcatttcccctagtaggagttttgagtttttccttgccctcctgggagtttaaaatcaggggatgtttgagaagaaTTGTCAGTTTTTGCACATgttgtcctgaatgttgttagctacctaaatgttgtacagagaacGAAATGTACCGTAGTtaaagtctttgtttggcatgctcaagcttggcaaataaaaactgatttgatttgaatttgTTGTGCCGGAAACGACGTCGCGCCGGAATCGACGTCGCGCCGGAATCGACGTCGCGCCGGAATTGACGTCGTTTCATcgccattttgtttgtttgtttttgcgaATTTGAGCTCAACGAGCGAGCTTATGACGGACGAACGGATCATGTCTTGTTAAAACGACGACTACGGAGTATCCACTAGCAACTACCAACGGCATTTAGTAAGCAGCAAACATGACAGGAGCCAGTAAAGGAAAGAAGTGTATCGAAAGAGACTACGGGACGTCCGGATTGAGGCGTGCACAGACAACCACACTGTTCAGAGCTGTCAACCCCGAACTCTTCATCAAACCCGTAAGAGACGCGTAAGCCCCGCCGATATTGTACGAACCTTTTCGTTTGCGCTGTTTTAGAATGGCAAGGGCTCGGCCGTTTTGGCGCCAGCCACCACCTCGATCGACATTTACCCGGGCTGGGAATGCACACTGAAAAAAAGCAAACTCTTGACTGTGTGCAGAGTTATTAGGCAAGTGCCTAGGCCTGTGGATCCTTTTGCTATTTCATAGCATCGTCCTATTTCATAGCAGAACCATCCGCAGGCTGAAGCAAGTCTCGACGCATGTACTATGGGACGACTATCCTATTTAGTCGCTGGAGCACGCCATAGCAATGCACAAATATGCTCGCAACAACCTGACATCTGAGGCGTGAATATTAGTGCTGAAATAATTCTTTACAATTTGGTCTTTGTTGTGCACCCCCTCAACCCACTTTCTCCAACAGAATAGACCAATGATGGCTTTTGGACTGGTTACCATCACCTTGTGTGTCGGTTATCTGGGCTACCTCCATGCTATGGGAGAAAACAATCAGCAGCTTTACGAGGCCATCGACAGTGAAGGAGAGAGACTGATGAGAAAGAGAACATCCAAGTGGACGTGAGAAAAGTACTGAAgagggagcaacagcaatgtgtaaATACTCTTgttaatttatacaaacatagttgctccattAGAGCAAAGACACAGCAACTGGTAACCGACACATAAGGCGCAGCTCATTAACGTCATGACACATagatacaaaacattcagtagataacaagacattcaggtgataacagaacaaATGTCTGCCTTATgaggatatgtttttccttcttttcccctcccttttcttccaTTCCATATTCCTGCTtgtggacagtataaaaccttctgatctggagtctgatgttgttgttttcatctgctgaagtgcattgTGCACTGACTCCCGTAAAACAACtcaagatcttgcaaataaaaaaacaactattACTCCACGTCTTTCTTTTCCTTGCTCGAcgacggacatcttgaacaaacgcaacaatatgaattaaacactgattgttttgaaggatttaaaaaaaaaaaaaagttgcattcaTAGTCTCATGTACACATGTACACCAGTGTTCCAACCACGTGAACACATTACAGGGGGTACATGGAAACATTGAGTAATTTATCTCCAAGATGTTAAACATTTTCATTGATTTCATGGACTATCACTTGTTTTATTTAAAGCATTCAACAAGTTATTTCAGATAAATCCATatacaataataatacaataatatcTCTTAATGAGAGAGTCTATAAATTGAGAAGTTACAGAGATTTTATGATTCCAAAATTGAAACTACACTGGAAGGTTTTTGTGTGTGCCTGTATGCAAAATGAATCTTTGGAATAGTTAGATACAGAGCAATGTCAAAATATACACCATAAACAAATATTATGGAAACACATAATCTGGGTACAGTTTATTGAACTACACTTTTAAATTTACTGCAATATGTTTAGTCCAGTGGTcctgaaccccaccagtttcatatgcgcattcactgaacccctctttagtaaaAAATGAAATTACTGCTACTtgcagaaaatgacatcacagttgcccaaACAGGCGCACTaaaggacttttctggtctAATTAAACCCTGAGATAAGCTATCCTTAGTAAGATAACAGTAAAAGTAATATTAAGGTATATAAATACagacagggagaaaaaaaaaatcggcggaagttccgccaaaattcaaatccatGGGCGTGGCtttcaacaggaagtaggaatccGGCAATGACGGTGAACGAGACACAGCggatagtaacacgacgacgaacaagagaaatatttttattttctgcttgcaactcgactgtctagagcgtacacggtaaatacaactcattgtttttaaaaagaactacttttgttgccctgaaaagcgagtgagtgtggtggGACCTCGGCGTCTGCTGCCAGCCAAAGAcgccgaatttcgacgattctccctggtcaacggttgtaaatgattgcgttgattaaaacataaaactttatttaactctacttttaactttgccgttttagataagcgggtattacgtcgcagtcatgtgccgcggaaatgacgtcaataggcgggaaattcaaatctgtgggcggggCTTTCAACAATGGTAGCGAACGAGACACAGTggatagtaacacgacgactaacaagagaaatatttttattttctgcttgcaactggaccgtctagagcgtacacggtaaatacatctcattgtgtttaaagagatttacttttgtgtagtttgaccaaagttgtcgatgtagctagcgttaacTGCATTAGCAATATGTGGCTGAGGAGCTAACCCGCGAGCGAGacagcggatacaaacacgacaattatcaacagaaatatctttattttctgcttgcaactggaccgtctagagtgtacacggtaaatacaactcattctggttaaagagatttacttttgtgtagtttgactaaagttgtcgatgtagctagcgttcactgtgTAATAGCTATGTGTAACTAACCCTAGCTGAAACGTAGTCGCGTTGCCTTGTATCTTTGAATGTCTTGAgggtaaatgttaatgtttaatttcattcctttaggttacatggtgtttgttggctgtatgttttccactgtaagaagaatgaatatacacatcagttggaggctcgcatcattgaccaggcgctacaatggtgagtagccctttcttcctccatttatgttaaacacctcctattttatgtctaacagtaattgatttaacacatcaccataagtaaattgtgtgtgggcactctcaatttAACatgtgtgattatactgcctaatctgtcactgagtatattgttgcaaagtaatataagaaatgatccaaagttgtaattcagaatagttttcaaaagacgaccattagaattatatacaaatctgattaccctgaacataacaagaaatttcttaaatcacaaattctattcaaagatttggtcagACTGCTCAAATGATGCCTAACAGTATTTCATgtaacacataaccataagtaaattgagtgtgggcactctctagttaacatatgtgattatactgcctaatctcttaccgagtatgttgttgcaaagtaatataagaaaagatccaaagtagtaatccagtgtttaatatgttcTATCAGggctgaagtcaaaatttggcaccatcatgtggtgaaatttggagttGCATCacgtccaattttgcctgggaacaaacagattaaataaatcttagtcttaaataagccactccttctcaaacaagtaaactctgcccattttgcgcagtagatgttctgttaatacctagtatttaaacaaagtcataatttaaattattttcaacATTCACTCATCCATTAAACCACCGTTAttccactcgctcttattaccaactcctatcaatgtaactaagcgtttaatacgtcctatcaggtctcaagtcaagatttggcaccgtacttttttgaaatttgcaattgcagcaaatccaattttgccagggaagaaaaatagtcttacatgttcccattaaataaatgaaataagtcttgcttgtttccactccttttgaaaaaagtagtttaaaacgagggcccttccctcaacctttaaccctaacgagccctaaccccgcacgtcacattgtgttgtatctgcgaatgttgcttgaggccaaatgttaaagttttctttcattcctttaggttcctcggtgttggtcggctgtacgttttccaccgtcagaagaatgaatatacaaatcagttggaggctcgcatcattgaccagtcgccacaatggtgagtacccatttcttcctccatttatgttaaacacctcctatttcatgtttaacagtagttgatttaacacataaccataagtaaattgagtgtgggcactctcaagttaacatatgcgattatactgcctaatctgtcaccgtgtatattgttgcaaagtaatatgagaaaagatccaaagttgtaattcagaatagttttcaaaagacggccattacaattatatacaaatctgattaccctgaacataataagctatttgttaaatcacaaattcttcaattcaaagatttggtacatTATCAGACTGCTCAAATGATGCCTAACAGTAATTAATGTtacacataaccataagtaaattgagtgtgggcactcttaagttaacatatgtgattatactgcctaatctcttaccgagtatgttgttgcaaagtaatataagaaaagatccaaagtagtaatccagtgtttaatatgtcctatcagggctcaagtcaaaatttggcaccatcatgtggtgaattttggaattgcatcacatccagttttgcctgggaacaaacagattaaataagtcgtagtcttaaataagccaccccttctcaaacaagtaaactctgcccattttgcgcagtagatgttctgttaatacctagtatttaaacaaagtcataatttaaattactttcaacattcattcatccattcaaccACGGCTAgtccactcgctcttattaccaactcctatcaatgtaactaagcgtttaatacgtcctatcaggtctcaagtcaagatttggcaccgtacttctttgaaatttgcaattgcagcaaatccaattttgccagggaagaaaaatagtcttacatgttcccattaaataaattaactaagtcttgcttgttcccactccttttgaaaaaagtagtttaaaacgagggcccctccctcaacctttaacccgaaCGAGCCCCaagcccgcacgtcacattgtgttgtatctgcgaatgttgcttgaggccaaatgttaaagttttctttcattcctttaggttctacGGTGTTGGTCGGCTGTACGTTTTCCACTGTAAGAAGGATAAAAGTCCAACGGTTGGATGTTGGCGAAGACGtctccggtgagtccttccttcctttttattcattggaagtcacagacaacaatagataaagtaacacaatgttagaggtaactacatttgtcttaaattggatagattacttcttcccacaccatttcaaacaagtaaactggccattttgtgtgtttataccTAGTACTTAtacagtcataatttaaatgaacaaataagattcattcactcacccactcactcattcattcagaagatccaaagttgtgtgtgctgtgtaatTGAGAATAGATCTCATGTTACTCCACTTGCTCATATGACCAACTTCTATCAAATTAGCTATTAATACGTcccatcaggtctcaagtcaatatTTGGAACCGTAATTTGTCgaaatttgcaattgcagcaaatccaattttgcctgggaacaaaaatatattaaactaaataattcttcttcccatttaaataaatgaaataagtctttTCTTCCTAGTCCTTTTTaaacaagtaaactggccattttttgcagtcgtgtttatgttcatacttaatatttatccaaaatcataattgaaatgacttcattcattcatttttgaaatttggaattccaccatatccatttttcccattaaataaataagttttactttttccgtttaaataaatgaaataagtcttacttcccactctttttcaaacaagtaaactgcccattttgtgtagtatattttctgtttatacctggtatttatacaaaatcataattaaaatgatttaactaacaattaagttaatgaacttattcaaaagagtctttaatatgtcctattaagtataatattaagatttgtcaccatccttaggtataatttggatttgcagcaaatcaaatagacAAACGCATTGGCCAAGTTATTTTAAAAGAGCATGTGGGGTgatgtgatgtcttttttgggatgatgttttgcatttgtgatgtcatactctgttttttgtgatgtcatatttttggttcgttaggctaggtgctagaggctaggtgctagaggctaggtgctagaggctaggtgctagaggctaggtgctagaggctaggtgctagaggctaaggtctaggtgctaaggtctaggtgctaaggtctaggtgctaaggtctaggtgctaaggtctaggtgctaaggtctaggtgctagaggctagaggttaggtgctagaagctaggtgctagaggctagaggttaggtgctagaagctaggtgctagtggctaatgtggttaggtgctaaggtctaatgtggtttggtgctaaggtctaatgtggtttggtgctaaggtctaatgtggtttggtgctaaggtttaatgtggtttggtgctaaggtctaatgtggtttggtgctaaggtctaatgtggtttggtgctaaggtctaacgtggtttggtgctaaggtctaacgtggtttggtgctaaggtctaatgtggtttggtgctaaggtctaatgtggtttggtgctaaggtctaatgtggttaggtgctaaggtctaatgtggttaggtgctaaggtctaatgtggtttggtgctaaggtctaatgtggtttggtgctaaggtctaatgtggttaggtgctaaggtctaatgtggttaggtgctaaggtctaatgtggtttggtgctaaggtctaattgtgctaggtgctcatggtctaatgggctaggtgctcatggtctaatgtgctatgtgctcatggcctaatgtgctatgtgctcatggcctaatgtgctatgtgctcatggcctaatgtgctatttgctcatggcctaatgtgctatgtgctcatggcctaatgtgctatgtgctcatggcctaatgtgctatgtgctcatggcctaatgtgctatgtgctcatggcctaatgtgctatgtgctcatggtctaatgtgctatggtctaatgtgctatgtgctcatggcttaatgtgctatgtgctcatggtctaatgtgctatgtgctcatggtctaatgtgctatgtgctcatggtctaatgtgctatgtgctcatggtctaatgtgctatgtgctcatggtctaatgtgctatgtgctcatggtctaatgtgctatgtgctcatggtctaatgtgctatgtgctcatggtctaatgtgctatgtgctcatggtctaatgtgctatgtgctcatggtctaatgtgctatgtgctcatggtctaatgtgctatgtgctcatggtctaatgtgctatgtgctcatggtctaatgtgctatgtgctcatggtctaatgtgctatgtgctcatggtctaatgtgctatgtgctcatggtctaatgtgctatgtgctcatggtctaatgtgctatgtgctcatggtctaatgtgctatgtgctcatggtctaatgtgctatgtgctcatggtctaatgtgctatgtgctcatggtctaatgtgctgtgtgctcatggtctaatgtgctgtgtgctcatggtctaatgtgctgtgtgctcatggtctaatgtgctgtgtgctcatggtctaatgtgctgtgtgctcatggcctaatgtgctgtgtgctcatggtgtaatgtgctgtgtgctcatggtgtaatgtgctaatggtgtaatgtgctaatggtgtaatgtgctaatggtgtaatgtgctaatggtgtaatgtgctaatggtgtaatgtgctaatggtgtaatgtgctaatggtgtaatgtgctaatggtgtaatgtgctaatggtgtaatgtgctaatggtgtaatgtgctaatggtgtaatgtgctatggtTTCCAAGaaatcttgctatcgctaattcaggtttcaaactagggttagggtttccgactagggttttaaaccaaggtttgggttagggttagggtctggggttagggttagggtttccagggggtttccaaggggttagggttttccaaagggtttcaagggggtttccaggggttaggggtttccaaagggtttccagggggtttccaaagggtttccagggggtttccaaagggtttccagggggtttccaggggtaagggtttccaaaaggtttccaaggggtttccaagggttagggttttccaaagggtttccaaggggtttccaggggtttccaatgggtttccaggggtttccagaaatttccagggtttccaggattttccaggggtttccaggattttccaggatttcaGAGGGTTTCAACGATTTTCCAGGatattccaggggtttccaggggtttccagggtcaggggtctagggttagggttagggtctggggttacgg
Coding sequences:
- the setd3 gene encoding actin-histidine N-methyltransferase — its product is MGKKSRVKIQKSGSGASALPSPKEMMNLIVELLQKCSSESPSASEEWEEYIQIKSLVEKIRKKQKGMSVVFEGCRHRHFQDLVSWAKANGSSCDGLQIGNFGKEGYGLQAKKDIKAEELFLCIPRKMMMTLESAQTSVLGPLLRQDRILKAMGNVSLALHLLCERANPTSRWLPYIRSLPQDYSTPLYYQPEEVQLLLGTQAIQDVFSQFKNTARQYAYFYKLLQTHPAAAVLPLKDSFTFDDYRWAVSSVMTRQNQIPTEDGSQITQALIPLWDMCNHTNGLITTGYNLEDDRCECVALTNYKENEQIYIFYGTRSNADFFVHNGFFFQDNVHDRVKIKLGISKSERLYAMKAEVLARAGLPVSCVFALHASGSPVSAQLLAFLRVFCMTEEELKDYLVGDSVNKVLNLSNHEFPVSWGNEIKLWTFLETRLTLLLRNYKTTSEEDSVMLQQPDLSAHARAAIQLRLAEKQILLKSLANGQAKLMHFEKKLAEGMPLPCCDNGGMASCVNTNCISSDQGVDVWAGQGV
- the smim8 gene encoding small integral membrane protein 8 → MTGASKGKKCIERDYGTSGLRRAQTTTLFRAVNPELFIKPNRPMMAFGLVTITLCVGYLGYLHAMGENNQQLYEAIDSEGERLMRKRTSKWT